The Desulfovibrio subterraneus genome has a segment encoding these proteins:
- a CDS encoding RnfABCDGE type electron transport complex subunit D, which translates to MSNEALPTAPILAVGAAPHFHCGTSIQGMMRNILIALAPAIAGALYWYGMEAARVMALAVSTAVVVEVLATKAMHREVMVDDLHAVVTGLLFAFLLPAGAPWWLVITGTAVSMLMGKMLFGELGGSPVVGPAVGWAFCRVSWPLFVDPNATMLNTEMVNPLTQLKYFGAAQVSNFSIPALLSGDQLGALGAMQVGALIIGGIYLIIRGTIRWQIPAGFIIGVLGLGGLYYAIDPTLYANPVFHLLTGSTMLAAFFLMTDSSSSPNGNVSRLVYGIVGGVLVVLIRTYGKYPDGVMFAVLLANMVSPLVDLIKPKPFGAR; encoded by the coding sequence ATGTCCAACGAAGCATTGCCAACCGCGCCCATTCTGGCTGTAGGTGCCGCGCCCCATTTCCATTGCGGCACAAGCATTCAGGGCATGATGCGCAACATCCTCATCGCCCTTGCTCCCGCCATTGCCGGTGCCCTGTACTGGTATGGCATGGAAGCAGCACGGGTAATGGCTCTTGCCGTTTCCACGGCAGTTGTTGTTGAAGTTCTCGCAACCAAGGCCATGCACCGCGAAGTGATGGTAGACGACCTGCACGCCGTTGTAACCGGCCTGCTTTTCGCCTTCCTGCTCCCCGCCGGTGCACCCTGGTGGCTGGTTATAACCGGCACTGCCGTCTCCATGCTGATGGGCAAAATGCTCTTCGGCGAACTGGGCGGTTCTCCGGTTGTCGGTCCCGCAGTGGGCTGGGCCTTCTGCCGCGTTTCCTGGCCGCTGTTCGTTGACCCGAACGCGACCATGCTGAACACCGAAATGGTGAACCCGCTTACCCAGCTGAAGTACTTCGGTGCTGCGCAGGTGAGCAACTTCAGCATTCCCGCCCTGCTCTCCGGCGATCAGCTCGGCGCTCTGGGTGCAATGCAGGTGGGTGCCCTGATCATCGGCGGCATCTATCTCATCATCCGCGGCACCATCCGCTGGCAGATTCCTGCGGGCTTCATCATCGGTGTGCTGGGTCTCGGCGGCCTTTACTACGCCATAGACCCCACCCTGTATGCGAACCCCGTGTTCCACCTGCTGACCGGCTCCACCATGCTGGCAGCCTTCTTCCTGATGACGGATTCCTCCTCCTCGCCCAACGGCAACGTATCCCGTCTGGTATACGGCATTGTCGGCGGCGTGCTGGTGGTTCTCATCCGGACCTACGGCAAGTATCCCGACGGTGTCATGTTTGCGGTTCTTCTCGCCAACATGGTCAGCCCGCTGGTGGACCTCATCAAGCCCAAACCGTTCGGAGCGAGGTAA
- a CDS encoding NADH:quinone oxidoreductase subunit RnfC, translating to MSNAVFSLTYGDMGSFQEGPVPAELRIPLAGHELKTVKKKAEVVPGTLVADHKNAKTGNMHAGIAGVVTDITADSIVIAAQEPAEPASVAAVDVSALTGDALSNALKELGVDVRPLIKKCDTLIINGLNPEPGITFAETLLGQHKGTIEAGLAVLRKLSPASKMMLACAEGSAASLSGLTNVAVKPVYPNSLDELLIAKATGSEKSTGVRVLPLHTLFNLGQVAQTGMPLTKTVVSVQGVNYMVTIGTPVSTLLQHAGHTIADGDMIIVGGPMRGTAVADLMRGVGKDTQGLFLIKKGTFAPVTNKQCISCGECVLHCPSRIMPNLITRYVEFRQFDQCSDQSIDVCMECGLCAYYCPARRPMLQLIRLGKHQIALKEAQVSACSLQGAEGAA from the coding sequence ATGAGTAACGCTGTTTTCTCTCTGACCTACGGAGACATGGGTAGCTTTCAGGAAGGTCCTGTTCCCGCCGAACTGCGCATTCCTCTTGCCGGTCATGAACTCAAGACCGTGAAGAAGAAGGCAGAAGTGGTTCCGGGTACACTCGTGGCCGACCACAAGAACGCCAAGACAGGTAACATGCACGCCGGCATAGCCGGGGTGGTGACCGACATCACCGCAGACAGCATAGTCATTGCCGCGCAGGAACCCGCCGAACCCGCATCCGTAGCAGCCGTAGACGTGTCCGCCCTTACCGGCGATGCGCTTTCCAACGCACTGAAGGAACTGGGCGTGGATGTGCGCCCCCTGATCAAGAAGTGCGACACCCTGATTATCAACGGACTGAACCCCGAGCCCGGCATCACCTTTGCCGAAACCCTGCTGGGGCAGCACAAGGGAACCATCGAAGCCGGCCTTGCCGTGCTGAGAAAGCTCTCTCCCGCCAGCAAGATGATGCTGGCCTGTGCAGAAGGTTCAGCCGCCTCCCTTTCGGGCCTTACCAATGTTGCCGTGAAGCCCGTATATCCCAACAGCCTTGATGAACTGCTTATCGCCAAGGCCACCGGCAGCGAAAAGAGCACCGGTGTGCGGGTGTTGCCCCTGCATACCCTGTTCAACCTCGGCCAGGTTGCCCAGACCGGCATGCCCCTCACCAAAACCGTGGTGAGCGTACAGGGCGTGAACTACATGGTCACCATCGGCACCCCCGTGAGCACCCTGCTGCAGCACGCCGGCCACACCATTGCCGACGGCGACATGATCATTGTCGGCGGCCCCATGCGCGGCACTGCCGTAGCCGACCTCATGCGCGGCGTGGGCAAGGATACGCAGGGTCTCTTCCTCATCAAGAAGGGCACCTTCGCTCCCGTGACCAACAAGCAGTGCATAAGCTGCGGCGAGTGTGTGCTGCACTGCCCCTCGCGGATAATGCCCAACCTCATTACCCGCTATGTGGAATTCCGTCAGTTCGACCAGTGCTCCGACCAGAGCATTGACGTCTGCATGGAATGTGGCCTGTGCGCATACTACTGCCCGGCCCGCCGTCCCATGCTGCAGCTGATCAGGCTCGGCAAACATCAGATCGCCCTCAAGGAAGCTCAGGTAAGCGCCTGTTCCCTGCAGGGTGCAGAGGGGGCTGCATAA
- a CDS encoding cytochrome c3 family protein, producing the protein MPKRYFPIAVLTGILAAVALFGYMTPTKSETTPVRILMDNAGGKVIFNHVAHTRDYGAACETCHHETAAGDTEPLSCGQCHGANVTDAWVKEHQTSFTKDLQCATCHHVEFAKDHDWGHKMHEDIASCTDCHHADTNIEPEPTNCADCHQAEADGKMPALRDAVHVKCQSCHAEMFEAQLKGCSNCHGEVNQKEALKAGQMDKKFTKCTSCHTDKGVTEVIPSRMTALHASCMGCHEKQDAGPYKKGECNQCHFR; encoded by the coding sequence TTGCCAAAGAGATACTTTCCCATCGCCGTGCTGACCGGTATTCTGGCAGCCGTCGCCCTTTTCGGCTACATGACTCCGACCAAGTCGGAAACCACCCCCGTCCGCATTCTCATGGATAATGCCGGCGGCAAGGTGATTTTCAATCATGTGGCCCACACCAGGGATTACGGCGCAGCCTGTGAAACCTGTCACCATGAGACCGCAGCCGGAGATACGGAACCTCTCTCCTGCGGTCAGTGCCATGGGGCCAACGTCACCGATGCCTGGGTGAAGGAACATCAGACATCCTTTACCAAGGACCTCCAGTGCGCGACCTGTCACCATGTCGAGTTCGCCAAGGACCACGACTGGGGTCACAAAATGCATGAGGATATCGCCTCCTGCACGGATTGCCACCACGCTGACACGAACATTGAACCGGAGCCCACCAACTGCGCGGACTGCCACCAGGCCGAAGCAGATGGAAAGATGCCCGCCCTGCGCGATGCCGTGCACGTGAAGTGTCAGTCCTGCCACGCGGAAATGTTCGAGGCGCAACTCAAGGGTTGCAGCAACTGCCACGGCGAAGTGAACCAGAAGGAAGCACTCAAGGCCGGCCAGATGGACAAGAAGTTCACCAAGTGTACTTCCTGCCACACTGACAAGGGCGTGACCGAAGTCATCCCCAGCCGGATGACCGCCCTTCACGCCAGCTGCATGGGTTGCCACGAAAAGCAGGATGCCGGCCCTTACAAAAAGGGCGAGTGTAACCAGTGTCACTTCCGTTAG
- a CDS encoding methyl-accepting chemotaxis protein: MLLVLLGPVVISFIMAWLRVDDIKTNAIAAQVKKSRSLVLMAEAAREEMSNKLSLGVIVPFDQLPPDKILEAVPIVTAMKTAALKAKEAGYELRVPKVSPRNPKNTPTALELAVLKELKAQNLSEKVLVSDDAVRYFRAVRLTKECLYCHGDPAGEKDVVGGIKEGWREGEIHGAFEIITPLKEANDQIFQAKITISLFTAVILTIIFGVVWLLMNKSVINPLLSIQNFASAVAGGNLNAKPEGNFSAELGKVKGAIETMVDTLRAKMLEAEEKNRQAAQATKQAESALAEANQQQQKVSTLLTTITHVAQEASDIAQKVSLATEALAAQVDDVSDGMAQQSTRTGETATAMEEMNATVLEVARSSGNSAASAEAAKAQALTGAKIVEESVTAISKVHQQAQSLKGEMTQLGKQADDISRIMDVISDIADQTNLLALNAAIEAARAGEAGRGFAVVADEVRKLAEKTMQATKEVGQAINAIQQSARNNIRSMDEAASSVETATSLAHDSGKALQKIVTLSEENSDQVRAIATAAEQQSATSEEINRAIDDISRIAGETSDGMQQAAEAVNSLAELAKNLAALISEMNKQS, from the coding sequence ATGTTGCTGGTACTGCTTGGTCCAGTGGTGATATCCTTCATCATGGCCTGGCTACGGGTGGATGATATCAAAACCAACGCCATTGCGGCACAGGTAAAGAAAAGCCGTTCTCTCGTGCTTATGGCGGAAGCAGCGCGGGAAGAGATGTCAAACAAACTGAGCCTGGGCGTTATTGTACCATTCGACCAGCTTCCGCCCGACAAGATTCTCGAAGCGGTTCCCATTGTCACCGCCATGAAGACTGCCGCACTCAAGGCCAAAGAAGCAGGCTATGAACTGCGGGTTCCCAAAGTTTCTCCGAGAAACCCGAAGAACACCCCCACAGCACTTGAACTTGCCGTACTGAAAGAGCTCAAGGCTCAAAATCTTTCTGAAAAGGTGCTGGTATCAGATGATGCCGTGCGCTATTTCCGCGCAGTGCGTCTCACGAAGGAATGCCTTTACTGCCACGGTGATCCGGCAGGCGAAAAAGACGTGGTCGGCGGCATAAAGGAAGGCTGGAGAGAGGGAGAAATTCACGGTGCGTTCGAAATAATCACGCCCCTCAAAGAAGCCAACGACCAGATATTCCAGGCAAAGATAACCATATCGCTGTTCACTGCCGTGATTCTGACCATCATCTTCGGCGTTGTCTGGCTGCTCATGAACAAGAGCGTCATCAACCCTCTGCTCAGCATCCAGAACTTTGCTTCTGCTGTTGCAGGTGGCAACCTGAATGCCAAACCCGAGGGAAATTTCTCGGCCGAACTCGGCAAGGTAAAGGGTGCCATTGAAACGATGGTGGACACCCTGCGCGCCAAAATGCTGGAAGCAGAAGAAAAGAACCGGCAGGCAGCACAGGCAACCAAGCAGGCGGAATCCGCCCTTGCGGAGGCCAATCAGCAGCAGCAGAAGGTTTCCACGCTGCTCACCACCATAACCCATGTGGCGCAGGAAGCCAGTGATATAGCTCAGAAGGTATCGCTGGCAACCGAGGCGCTTGCCGCACAGGTGGACGATGTTTCCGACGGCATGGCCCAGCAGTCGACCCGCACCGGCGAAACAGCCACCGCCATGGAAGAAATGAACGCCACGGTTCTGGAAGTGGCCCGCAGTTCCGGCAACTCTGCCGCCAGCGCCGAAGCCGCCAAGGCACAGGCCCTGACAGGCGCAAAGATTGTTGAAGAATCCGTTACCGCCATCAGCAAGGTTCACCAGCAGGCACAGAGCCTGAAGGGTGAGATGACCCAGCTCGGCAAGCAGGCGGACGACATCAGCCGCATCATGGACGTCATCAGCGACATTGCCGACCAGACCAACCTGCTGGCCCTTAACGCGGCCATCGAGGCTGCCCGTGCAGGTGAAGCAGGCAGAGGCTTTGCGGTGGTCGCCGACGAAGTGCGCAAACTGGCAGAAAAAACCATGCAGGCCACCAAGGAAGTGGGGCAGGCCATCAATGCCATTCAGCAGAGCGCCCGCAACAACATCCGCAGCATGGACGAGGCAGCTTCCAGCGTTGAAACGGCAACATCTCTGGCGCACGACTCAGGAAAGGCCCTGCAGAAGATTGTGACCCTTTCCGAGGAAAACTCCGATCAGGTCCGTGCCATTGCCACGGCCGCCGAACAGCAGTCCGCCACCAGTGAAGAGATCAACCGCGCGATTGATGACATCAGCCGCATCGCTGGAGAAACCTCAGACGGCATGCAGCAGGCAGCTGAAGCTGTGAACAGCCTTGCCGAACTGGCAAAAAATCTGGCTGCCCTGATCAGCGAAATGAACAAGCAAAGCTAA
- a CDS encoding MucR family transcriptional regulator yields the protein MENYLKEALEIVKAQASVRTMTEEEITTMVKKLADGIKAISEGCAAGDDTDTVEMDPKKAIKEKTITCVECGKSFKILTKKHLATHGLTVEEYREKCGYKKGTPLVCKSLQRERRKKMKDMKLWERRNQD from the coding sequence ATGGAAAACTACCTGAAAGAAGCTCTTGAAATAGTAAAGGCTCAGGCCAGTGTCCGGACCATGACGGAAGAGGAAATCACCACCATGGTCAAGAAACTCGCTGACGGCATTAAAGCCATCAGCGAAGGCTGTGCCGCGGGCGATGATACTGACACGGTGGAAATGGACCCCAAGAAGGCCATCAAGGAAAAGACCATCACCTGTGTCGAATGTGGCAAGTCTTTCAAGATTCTGACCAAAAAACATCTCGCCACTCACGGACTGACGGTTGAAGAGTACCGTGAGAAGTGCGGCTACAAGAAGGGCACCCCCCTTGTATGCAAGTCCCTGCAACGGGAACGCCGCAAGAAGATGAAGGACATGAAGCTGTGGGAACGCCGCAATCAGGACTAG
- a CDS encoding cobyrinate a,c-diamide synthase gives MTRMLVVGGTHSGCGKTLVSLALMAALVRRGLKVQAFKVGPDFIDPGHHAIVTGRTGHNLDGWMTDAGTVQDIFTRHTIQAQDVPDVAIIEGVMGLFDGASGSSESGSTAEIAKWLNAPVLLVADARSMARSAAALIQGYTSFDPGLTFAGVLFNRVGSDNHVSLLAEAMKTYCPDVHLAGCLQRDDTLAVPSRHLGLMTADEHPLSAEHRDAMADWIESAVDIPAFLSLLPELYPGLPRVTPKVPVRARIGVARDAAFCFYYADNLRLLEEAGAELCFFSPLEDEDLPEGVSGLYFGGGYPEVHAEALADNESMRRAVFRFSESGKPVYAECGGFMYLMQGLRTGAGTLLPMCGCFAMECRMDVRFRALGYREITTMAPSILGAPWTVARGHEFHYSHISEEDPEALAIYKLRDRRDWRPQSEGFVRRNTLGSYVHLHFASNPALATAFVDACAGAR, from the coding sequence ATGACCAGAATGCTTGTAGTGGGGGGAACGCACAGTGGGTGCGGCAAGACGCTTGTGAGTCTTGCGCTCATGGCCGCTCTTGTGCGGCGCGGACTCAAGGTGCAGGCGTTCAAGGTAGGGCCGGATTTCATCGATCCCGGCCATCATGCCATTGTCACCGGGCGCACCGGCCACAATCTTGACGGCTGGATGACCGATGCCGGGACGGTGCAGGATATTTTCACCCGACACACCATTCAGGCGCAGGACGTACCCGATGTCGCCATTATCGAGGGCGTCATGGGGCTTTTTGACGGCGCTTCCGGCAGCAGCGAGTCCGGTTCCACGGCCGAGATCGCCAAATGGTTGAACGCGCCGGTGCTGCTCGTGGCCGACGCCCGCTCCATGGCCCGTTCCGCAGCCGCGTTGATACAGGGGTATACCTCGTTCGATCCGGGCCTGACCTTTGCGGGTGTTCTGTTCAACAGGGTGGGAAGCGATAATCACGTATCCCTGCTTGCAGAGGCCATGAAAACCTATTGTCCCGACGTGCATCTTGCCGGCTGCCTGCAGCGTGATGACACGCTTGCGGTGCCTTCGCGGCATCTGGGACTCATGACTGCAGATGAGCATCCGCTCTCGGCAGAGCACAGGGATGCCATGGCCGACTGGATAGAAAGCGCTGTGGATATTCCCGCCTTTCTTTCCCTGTTGCCGGAGCTCTATCCCGGGCTGCCGCGCGTGACCCCCAAGGTGCCTGTGCGCGCCCGAATCGGCGTGGCGCGTGACGCCGCATTCTGTTTCTATTATGCCGACAACCTGCGGCTTCTTGAGGAAGCCGGAGCTGAGCTGTGTTTCTTTTCCCCGCTTGAAGACGAGGATCTGCCCGAGGGAGTGAGCGGCCTGTATTTCGGCGGCGGCTACCCCGAAGTGCATGCCGAAGCATTGGCAGATAACGAGTCCATGCGGCGGGCCGTGTTCCGTTTTTCAGAGAGCGGCAAACCGGTCTATGCGGAATGCGGCGGATTCATGTATCTGATGCAGGGCCTGCGCACCGGCGCAGGGACACTGCTGCCCATGTGCGGTTGCTTTGCAATGGAATGCCGCATGGATGTGCGGTTCCGTGCGCTGGGGTACCGTGAGATAACAACCATGGCGCCTTCCATTCTGGGAGCGCCGTGGACCGTGGCGCGCGGGCATGAATTCCACTATTCCCACATTTCGGAAGAAGATCCCGAGGCGCTCGCCATATACAAGCTGCGCGACCGGCGGGACTGGCGCCCGCAGTCGGAAGGCTTTGTCCGCAGAAACACCTTGGGTTCATACGTCCACCTCCATTTTGCCTCGAATCCCGCTCTTGCAACGGCCTTTGTGGATGCCTGCGCCGGAGCGCGGTAA
- a CDS encoding precorrin-8X methylmutase, with amino-acid sequence MPAPERGKGNSILTTLQPYFTPETIEARSFEIIDSEVPEPRPFAGAQWEIARRLIHTSADFDLLNHIAFHPQAVEAGLNALGNGCTVFTDTEMARSGMPLRRMEPLGCTVQCLLNRPDVVAAAKTNGTTRAHAAMDAARGELQGCIMAIGNAPTALIRLMEHLAAGGLAPALIIGMPVGFVNAAESKELLVGQTAVPYITIRGRKGGSPLAAATVNALAEMALRT; translated from the coding sequence ATGCCTGCGCCGGAGCGCGGTAAAGGAAACAGCATCTTGACCACGCTTCAGCCTTATTTTACCCCCGAGACCATCGAGGCGCGTTCCTTCGAGATCATCGACAGCGAAGTGCCGGAACCCCGCCCCTTTGCCGGTGCGCAGTGGGAGATTGCCCGCAGACTCATTCACACCTCGGCTGATTTTGATCTGCTGAACCATATCGCTTTTCATCCTCAGGCTGTGGAAGCGGGACTGAACGCCCTTGGCAACGGGTGCACCGTGTTTACGGATACGGAAATGGCCCGTTCCGGCATGCCCCTGCGCCGTATGGAGCCTCTGGGCTGCACGGTGCAGTGTCTGCTGAACAGGCCCGATGTGGTGGCGGCTGCCAAAACGAACGGCACAACCCGCGCTCATGCCGCCATGGATGCGGCCCGTGGCGAGCTGCAGGGATGCATCATGGCCATTGGCAACGCACCCACCGCGCTTATCCGCCTGATGGAACACCTTGCAGCCGGAGGGCTGGCTCCTGCCCTGATTATCGGCATGCCCGTGGGATTTGTGAACGCCGCAGAGTCGAAGGAACTTCTCGTGGGTCAGACCGCAGTGCCCTATATCACCATTCGCGGGCGCAAGGGGGGCTCACCCCTTGCCGCGGCAACGGTGAATGCACTGGCCGAGATGGCGCTGCGTACATAG
- a CDS encoding class I SAM-dependent methyltransferase — translation MRPSVLMSVLNLTKQFVRQAMQVSPAGDADATLFAVDGTVGNGHDTLFLAELAGAQGHVYGFDIQEAALSNARRRLAAAGVDGRVTLFHAGHEQAGKLIPPAVHGRVRVAMFNLGYLPGGDRTIVTQPQATIAALEAVLSMLSTHGIVTVHVYTGHEGGSAEGAAVFGWACALPWEAFRVARYEFCNKTRNGEALLVIERLAGAGPDFSEPASVQSS, via the coding sequence ATGAGGCCGTCTGTTCTCATGTCCGTACTGAATTTGACCAAGCAGTTCGTGCGGCAGGCCATGCAGGTATCACCGGCCGGCGATGCGGATGCAACCCTGTTTGCCGTGGACGGCACCGTTGGCAACGGCCATGACACCCTGTTTCTGGCAGAGCTTGCCGGTGCGCAGGGGCATGTATATGGTTTTGATATTCAGGAAGCGGCTCTGTCCAATGCCCGCAGGCGTCTGGCCGCCGCCGGTGTGGACGGGCGGGTCACCCTGTTCCATGCGGGGCATGAACAGGCAGGGAAGTTGATACCGCCAGCCGTGCACGGGCGGGTGCGTGTTGCCATGTTCAATCTGGGGTATCTGCCCGGAGGCGACAGGACCATAGTCACACAGCCGCAGGCCACCATTGCCGCTCTGGAAGCTGTGTTGTCCATGCTGAGTACGCATGGCATTGTGACCGTGCATGTCTATACCGGTCATGAGGGTGGCAGTGCCGAAGGAGCCGCTGTGTTCGGGTGGGCCTGCGCATTGCCGTGGGAGGCATTTCGCGTTGCCCGCTACGAGTTCTGCAACAAGACCCGCAATGGTGAGGCGCTGCTCGTGATCGAGCGGCTGGCCGGAGCCGGACCGGACTTTTCCGAACCTGCTTCTGTTCAGAGCAGTTGA
- a CDS encoding radical SAM protein, with translation MMIQERTQAWNFTPKGEPRGFIEPETLRELWFHTGTNCNLSCSFCLEGSGPGVFRLDEISLEDVAPYLDEAVRLGVERFSFTGGEPFMAAGFPAILEYAASLRPCLVLTNATRPLSRSLATIAHLAHGANPVSFRVSLDRPDPEQHDAARGEGSFERALHGLTALYTLGFSVSVARHADRDEDAAAVSRRYAALFKNAGLPENLNIVAFPDLGRPSTSPEVPQITTDCMTRYHTAESRSRFMCAFSKMIVKRGGKMQVLPCTLVDDDEEYYFGTDLEAALNEPVSLRHHRCFSCFAYGASCSES, from the coding sequence ATGATGATTCAGGAACGTACTCAGGCTTGGAATTTTACCCCCAAAGGGGAGCCCCGCGGCTTCATTGAACCGGAAACTCTGCGTGAACTCTGGTTTCACACCGGAACCAACTGCAATCTTTCCTGCTCCTTCTGTCTGGAAGGATCTGGGCCGGGAGTGTTCCGGCTTGATGAAATATCGCTGGAAGATGTGGCCCCCTATCTTGATGAAGCCGTGCGCCTTGGCGTGGAACGATTCAGTTTTACGGGCGGCGAACCATTTATGGCCGCCGGCTTTCCCGCCATTCTGGAATATGCCGCCAGCCTGCGCCCCTGTCTGGTGCTGACCAACGCCACCCGGCCCCTTTCGCGTTCGCTTGCCACCATCGCGCACCTTGCGCATGGGGCCAATCCTGTATCCTTCCGCGTCAGCCTGGACCGCCCCGACCCTGAACAGCACGATGCCGCACGGGGCGAGGGCAGCTTCGAACGGGCGCTGCACGGCCTGACTGCGCTGTATACGCTGGGATTCAGCGTTTCCGTGGCCCGCCATGCCGACAGGGATGAGGACGCGGCAGCGGTGTCCCGTCGCTACGCTGCCCTGTTCAAGAATGCCGGTCTGCCGGAGAATCTGAATATTGTGGCGTTTCCCGATCTCGGACGCCCGTCAACCTCGCCGGAAGTACCCCAGATTACCACCGACTGCATGACCCGCTATCACACTGCGGAAAGCCGTTCCCGCTTCATGTGTGCCTTCAGCAAGATGATCGTGAAGCGCGGCGGCAAAATGCAGGTGCTGCCCTGCACGCTTGTAGATGATGACGAGGAATATTATTTCGGGACCGATCTTGAGGCAGCGTTGAACGAGCCTGTGAGCCTGCGGCATCACCGCTGTTTCAGCTGCTTCGCCTATGGTGCTTCGTGCAGCGAATCGTAA
- a CDS encoding ornithine cyclodeaminase family domain produces the protein MSRFVLPEYHHPDFSSPGLRDAPVARFAPCVRAGVAPADYHATAIYPEYVQTVKGKWILLRQSRMDCVIRKVNDDTLEVVEFRRLKVGDLVAVGRRENGEDGIYVHTTGFMGADAEACEKFAFRTSTSRETSFSIDYDTLYEILRHDRKNGFILWVGGPAVIFDSDARRAFASLVDKGYVHGLLAGNALATHDLEGALYETALGQGIYSKKQASMGHYHHLDAINAIKGYGSIEQAVHQGGVLNGVMRAVVENKVDYVLAGSIRDDGPLPGVVGDVYAAQDCMRALARKATTVIAMATQLHTIATGNMTPSYQVMEDGSVRPVYFFIVDMSEFAAGKLADRGSLTAHAILTNVQDFIVNLNRALV, from the coding sequence ATGTCCCGTTTTGTCCTGCCCGAGTATCATCATCCCGACTTCTCTTCTCCCGGATTGCGCGATGCGCCGGTTGCCCGTTTTGCCCCCTGCGTGCGGGCCGGAGTTGCGCCTGCGGACTATCACGCCACAGCGATCTATCCGGAGTATGTGCAGACGGTGAAGGGCAAGTGGATTCTGCTCAGGCAGTCCCGCATGGACTGCGTCATACGCAAGGTTAACGATGATACGCTGGAAGTGGTGGAGTTCCGGCGCCTCAAGGTGGGCGATCTGGTTGCGGTGGGCCGTCGTGAAAACGGCGAAGACGGAATCTATGTTCACACCACGGGCTTTATGGGGGCGGATGCGGAAGCGTGCGAGAAGTTCGCCTTTCGTACTTCCACAAGCAGAGAAACCTCGTTTTCCATCGATTATGACACGCTGTATGAGATTCTGCGCCACGACCGGAAGAACGGCTTCATCCTCTGGGTCGGCGGTCCGGCGGTGATCTTTGATTCCGATGCCCGCAGGGCCTTTGCCTCGCTGGTGGACAAGGGCTATGTGCACGGCCTGCTGGCCGGTAACGCACTGGCGACCCACGACCTTGAAGGGGCCTTGTATGAAACCGCGCTGGGGCAGGGTATCTATTCCAAGAAGCAGGCATCCATGGGGCATTATCACCATCTGGACGCCATAAACGCCATCAAGGGATACGGTTCCATTGAACAGGCTGTGCATCAGGGGGGTGTGCTCAATGGAGTGATGCGCGCCGTGGTGGAAAACAAGGTGGACTATGTGCTTGCAGGTTCCATACGCGACGACGGGCCTCTTCCCGGAGTGGTGGGGGATGTGTATGCCGCGCAGGATTGCATGCGCGCCCTCGCCCGCAAGGCCACTACGGTCATTGCCATGGCCACCCAGCTGCATACCATCGCCACGGGCAACATGACCCCCTCGTATCAGGTGATGGAGGACGGCAGCGTGCGGCCCGTGTATTTCTTTATTGTGGATATGTCAGAATTTGCGGCGGGCAAGCTGGCGGATCGCGGCTCACTGACTGCCCATGCCATTCTGACCAACGTGCAGGACTTCATCGTGAACCTGAACAGGGCGTTGGTGTGA